A single region of the Aeromonas hydrophila subsp. hydrophila ATCC 7966 genome encodes:
- the trmL gene encoding tRNA (uridine(34)/cytosine(34)/5-carboxymethylaminomethyluridine(34)-2'-O)-methyltransferase TrmL: MLDIVLYQPEIPPNTGNIIRLCANTGYRLHLIEPLGFEWDDKRVKRAGLDYHEFAEVKRWPNFEAFLEAVAPTRVFACTTKGRTAHSAVQFAAGDALLFGPESRGLPIEIIESLPFEQRLRIPMLPQSRSMNLANAVAVFVYESWRQLGYAGSLQE; this comes from the coding sequence ATGCTCGACATCGTGCTCTACCAACCGGAAATTCCGCCCAACACCGGCAACATCATCCGCCTCTGCGCCAACACCGGCTATCGACTGCACCTGATAGAGCCGCTGGGATTCGAGTGGGATGACAAGCGAGTGAAGCGGGCGGGGCTCGACTACCACGAGTTTGCCGAGGTGAAGCGCTGGCCGAACTTCGAGGCTTTTCTGGAGGCGGTGGCACCGACGCGGGTATTCGCCTGTACCACCAAGGGGCGCACCGCCCATTCGGCAGTGCAGTTTGCCGCAGGCGATGCCCTGCTGTTCGGGCCCGAGAGCCGCGGCCTGCCCATCGAAATCATCGAGAGCCTGCCGTTCGAGCAGCGGCTGCGCATCCCCATGCTGCCCCAGAGCCGCAGCATGAACCTCGCCAATGCGGTGGCGGTATTCGTCTACGAAAGCTGGCGCCAGCTGGGCTACGCCGGCTCGCTGCAGGAATGA
- a CDS encoding ATP-binding protein, with protein sequence MRTARTFNGLSTQIFLWFWFMLLLVVAAVVILPTLDPRNIIPLPAHEITRLNNNLKALQKGADPNQDFDLAQAIDAAGLLPVDNIYLRDAKGQMQSSTRLSKFVIRFMLDSDNPAKPMLGSEHKRAIAGPFQMTHHGQIYHIYFGLNVENSYLFLFIQILDHPIQILGIAMLVSTPLCLLLAWRLTRPILQLQQSVSQLAEGNLEAQIPNLGRRDEIGQLADHVSHMVDTLKNMIQKQKQLLSDISHELRSPLTRIQLAQALIRRKQGDSNELVRIESEIGRLDKLIGDLLDLSRVQQHVEAPVVMPLAELLEPILDDAMFEANQSGKQLRLPPLPAESLRMWPDLLARALENPLRNALKYAREFIKVDWYREGLEWVMTIRDDGPGVPVAQQAQLFLPFFRVDDARNAKTGGTGLGLAIAAEAIARHGGTIRASSNQPAGLTITIRLPIG encoded by the coding sequence ATGAGAACCGCCCGCACCTTCAACGGTCTCTCCACCCAGATCTTCCTCTGGTTCTGGTTCATGCTGTTGCTGGTGGTGGCCGCCGTGGTGATCCTCCCGACCCTGGATCCCCGCAACATCATTCCGCTGCCGGCCCACGAGATCACCCGCCTCAACAACAACCTGAAGGCGCTGCAGAAGGGGGCTGACCCCAATCAGGATTTCGATCTGGCCCAGGCCATCGATGCCGCCGGTCTGCTGCCGGTCGACAACATCTATTTGCGCGATGCCAAGGGACAGATGCAGTCCAGCACCCGCCTGAGCAAGTTCGTGATCCGTTTCATGCTCGACTCGGACAACCCGGCCAAGCCCATGCTGGGCAGCGAGCACAAGCGGGCCATCGCCGGCCCCTTCCAGATGACGCATCACGGCCAGATCTACCACATCTACTTCGGCCTCAACGTCGAGAACTCCTATCTGTTTCTGTTCATCCAGATCCTGGATCACCCGATCCAGATCCTCGGCATCGCCATGCTGGTCAGCACCCCGCTCTGTCTGCTGCTGGCCTGGCGGCTGACCCGCCCCATCCTGCAGCTGCAGCAGTCGGTCTCCCAGCTGGCGGAGGGCAATCTGGAGGCGCAGATCCCCAATCTGGGACGGCGGGACGAGATCGGCCAGCTGGCGGATCACGTCAGCCACATGGTCGATACCCTCAAGAACATGATCCAGAAGCAGAAGCAGCTGCTCTCCGACATCTCCCACGAGCTGCGCAGCCCGCTCACCCGCATTCAGCTGGCGCAGGCGCTGATCCGTCGCAAACAGGGGGACAGCAACGAGCTGGTGCGGATCGAATCGGAGATCGGCCGGCTCGACAAGCTGATCGGCGACCTGCTCGACCTGTCGCGGGTACAGCAGCATGTGGAAGCGCCGGTGGTGATGCCGCTGGCCGAGCTGCTGGAGCCCATCCTGGACGACGCCATGTTCGAGGCAAACCAGAGCGGCAAGCAGCTCAGGTTGCCGCCGCTGCCGGCTGAATCGCTGCGGATGTGGCCCGATCTGCTGGCGCGGGCACTGGAGAATCCACTGCGCAACGCGCTCAAATACGCCCGCGAGTTCATCAAGGTGGACTGGTATCGGGAGGGACTGGAGTGGGTGATGACCATCCGCGACGACGGTCCCGGCGTGCCGGTGGCGCAGCAGGCCCAGCTGTTCCTGCCCTTCTTTCGGGTGGACGATGCCCGCAACGCCAAGACCGGCGGCACCGGGCTGGGGCTGGCCATCGCCGCCGAGGCCATTGCGCGCCACGGCGGCACCATCCGCGCCAGCAGCAATCAACCGGCCGGGCTGACCATCACCATCCGCCTGCCCATCGGCTGA
- a CDS encoding response regulator — protein MHKILLVDDDLELTQLLTEILTLEGFQVTVAEDGEEGLQLLAEQHFNLVLLDVMMPKLNGFAMLARLRKTHDTPVLMLTARGDSQDRVNGLEAGADDYLAKPFDDRELLARVRAILRRTQSTQPQRGGSSEEVRFMDLVLQPGLQQASCHGELLELTATEFGLLECLLRNPGQIVSKSQLSELVLGKKLEPFDRAIDMHLSNLRKKLPERTDGQPRFKTVRGRGYLWLEQA, from the coding sequence ATGCACAAAATACTCCTGGTCGACGACGATCTCGAGCTGACCCAGTTGCTCACCGAAATTCTGACCCTGGAAGGCTTCCAGGTGACCGTCGCCGAGGATGGCGAAGAGGGCTTGCAACTGCTGGCTGAACAGCACTTCAACCTGGTGCTGCTGGACGTGATGATGCCGAAGCTCAACGGCTTCGCCATGCTGGCCCGACTGCGCAAGACCCACGACACCCCGGTGCTGATGCTGACCGCCCGTGGCGACAGCCAGGATCGGGTCAACGGGCTGGAAGCGGGGGCTGACGACTACCTCGCCAAGCCGTTCGACGATCGGGAGCTGCTGGCCCGGGTGCGCGCCATCCTGCGCCGTACCCAGAGCACCCAGCCCCAGCGCGGCGGCAGCTCGGAAGAGGTGCGCTTCATGGATCTGGTGCTGCAACCCGGCCTGCAACAGGCCAGCTGCCACGGCGAACTGCTGGAGCTAACCGCCACCGAATTCGGCCTGCTGGAGTGCCTGCTGCGCAACCCGGGCCAGATCGTCAGCAAGAGCCAGCTCTCCGAGCTGGTGCTCGGCAAGAAGCTCGAGCCCTTCGATCGCGCCATCGACATGCACCTGAGCAACCTGCGCAAGAAGCTGCCTGAGCGCACCGATGGCCAACCCCGCTTCAAGACGGTGCGCGGCAGGGGCTATCTGTGGCTGGAACAGGCATGA